In Scomber japonicus isolate fScoJap1 chromosome 7, fScoJap1.pri, whole genome shotgun sequence, one genomic interval encodes:
- the lrrc8c gene encoding volume-regulated anion channel subunit LRRC8C, with translation MIPVMEFRQFSEQQPAFRVLKPWWDVFTDYLSVIMLMIGVFGCTLQVMQDKIICLPQRTSVNTSELETTSLLHLQPNTSAVPREMKGLKTNLDLQQYSFINQMCYEMALHWYAKYFPYLVLIHTLVFMVCSNFWFKFPGSSSKIEHFISMLGKCFDSPWTTRALSEVSGENPEEKDHKKSGTTRSNIAVSPGEGSLEKTQSLRSIPEKIVVDKPSASALDKKEGEQAKALFEKVKKFRLHVEEGDILYIMYVRQTVFKVFKFLLIIAYNSALVNKVRNRVLCEVEIQNMTGYKDFQCNHTMAHLFSKLSYCYLCLVAVYGFTSLYTSYWLFYRSLKEYSFEYVRQETGINDIPDVKNDFAFMLHMIDQYDPLYSKRFAVFLSEVSENKLKQLNLNHDWTAEKLRQRLQTNANNRLELQLFMLPGLPDTVFELTELQSLKLEIINNVTIPASISQLEDLQELSLYQCSLKLHTTATSFLKENLKVLRVKFDDSREFPNWMYGLRNIEELYLTGSLCPDAKNIVLESLREMKCLKTLSLKSNLTKIPQSIVDVSSHLQRLYLHNDGTKLVMLNNLKKMNNLTELELVRCDLERIPHAIFSLTNLQELDLKENNLRSIEEIISFQHLRKLTCLKLWYNGVMYIPEHIKKLGSLERLYFSNNKIEILPSHLFLCNKLRYLDMSNNDIRFIPPEVGVLQSLQYFSVTCNKIENLPDELFFCKKLKTLKLGKNSLSILSPKISYLVHLTHLELKGNHFEVLPQELGFCRALKRSGLAVEDTLFETLPSDVRDQMKAE, from the coding sequence GTAATGCAAGACAAAATCATATGCCTTCCTCAGAGAACATCAGTGAACACAAGTGAATTGGAAACAACGTCATTGTTACACCTGCAACCCAATACTTCAGCTGTACCGAGAGAAATGAAGGGCCTGAAAACCAACCTGGATCTTCAACAGTACAGTTTCATCAATCAGATGTGTTATGAGATGGCTCTGCATTGGTATGCCAAGTACTTTCCTTATTTGGTTCTTATACACACTCTAGTTTTCATGGTGTGTAGCAACTTCTGGTTCAAATTTCCTGGCTCGAGCTCTAAAATAGAGCATTTCATCTCCATGCTTGGCAAGTGCTTTGACTCTCCGTGGACCACACGAGCTCTGTCGGAAGTTTCTGGGGAGAATCCTGAAGAAAAGGACCATAAAAAGAGTGGCACTACTAGGTCCAACATTGCTGTGTCCCCTGGAGAGGGCAGTTTGGAGAAGACACAGTCCCTTCGGTCTATTCCGGAAAAGATTGTAGTTGACAAGCCATCAGCAAGTGCTCTTGACAAAAAAGAGGGGGAACAAGCTAAAGCACTTTTTGAAAAAGTAAAGAAGTTCCGTTTGCATGTTGAGGAGGGAGATATCCTCTACATCATGTATGTTCGCCAGACAGTGTTCAAGGTGTTTAAATTCCTCCTCATCATTGCATATAATAGTGCCCTAGTGAATAAGGTGCGGAACAGAGTACTTTGTGAAGTTGAGATACAGAACATGACCGGCTACAAAGACTTTCAATGTAATCACACTATGGCTCATCTGTTTTCCAAGCTTTCTTACTGCTACCTGTGTTTAGTTGCTGTCTATGGATTTACAAGTCTTTACACCTCCTACTGGCTGTTTTACCGCTCACTGAAAGAGTATTCCTTTGAGTATGTGCGACAAGAAACAGGCATCAATGACATCCCAGACGTCAAGAACGACTTTGCCTTCATGCTACACATGATTGATCAGTATGACCCACTTTATTCGAAAAGATTTGCCGTTTTTCTGTCCGAGGTCAGTGAGAACAAACTGAAACAGCTCAACCTGAACCACGATTGGACTGCAGAGAAACTGCGCCAGAGACTCCAGACCAATGCCAACAACAGGCTTGAACTTCAGCTGTTCATGCTCCCTGGGTTACCGGACACTGTCTTTGAGTTAACAGAGCTCCAGTCTCTTAAACTCGAAATAATCAACAATGTCACCATCCCTGCCTCAATCTCTCAGCTGGAAGACCTTCAGGAGCTGTCTCTTTACCAATGCTCTCTAAAGTTGCACACAACAGCTACCTCCTTCCTCAAAGAGAACCTTAAAGTGCTTCGCGTGAAGTTCGATGATAGCAGGGAATTTCCAAACTGGATGTACGGCCTGCGAAATATAGAGGAGCTCTATCTCACAGGATCACTATGCCCTGATGCCAAGAATATAGTTCTTGAGTCATTGCGGgagatgaagtgtttgaaaaCTCTCTCCCTTAAGAGTAATTTGACCAAGATACCGCAGTCAATAGTGGATGTTTCCAGTCATCTGCAGAGGCTGTACTTACACAATGATGGCACTAAGCTAGTTATGCTCAATAACCTGAAAAAGATGAACAATCTGACAGAGCTGGAGCTAGTGCGCTGTGATCTGGAACGTATTCCACATGCAATCTTCAGCCTCACGAACCTGCAGGAGCTTGACCTGAAAGAGAACAACCTTCGCTCTATAGAGGAGATCATCAGCTTCCAGCATCTTCGAAAACTTACTTGCCTTAAACTTTGGTACAATGGCGTCATGTATATCCCAGAGCATATCAAAAAGCTTGGCAGCCTAGAGCGCCTCTACTTCAGCAACAACAAGATTGAGATATTGCcttcgcacctgttcttgtgcAACAAGCTCCGCTACCTTGACATGTCCAACAATGACATCCGATTCATCCCTCCAGAAGTCGGAGTCCTTCAGAGTCTACAATATTTCTCTGTCACCTGTAACAAAATTGAAAATCTACCTGATGAGCTCTTCTTTTGCAAGAAGCTCAAAACGCTAAAGCTTGGCAAGAACTCGCTGTCCATCCTCTCACCAAAGATTTCCTACCTAGTTCATCTGACACACTTGGAGCTCAAAGGCAACCACTTTGAGGTCCTGCCACAAGAGCTGGGTTTTTGTCGTGCTTTGAAGCGCAGTGGCCTTGCAGTGGAAGACACACTGTTTGAAACTCTGCCTTCAGATGTCAGGGACCAAATGAAGGCTGAGTGA